One window of the Bacillota bacterium genome contains the following:
- the folD gene encoding bifunctional methylenetetrahydrofolate dehydrogenase/methenyltetrahydrofolate cyclohydrolase FolD — translation MSAKIIDGKQVAKLLRKDMTEKVAKLKAEKNIVPGLAVVLVGDDPASATYVRMKAKACSQVGLYSEVHRLDADVSEQTVLDLVEKLNADDKIHGILVQLPLPKHIDELKVLETINPAKDVDGFHPINAGRMLVGEDSLLPCTPYGIMELLAQEGVNLKGKNAVVVGRSNIVGKPIALLLLREHATVTICHSRTADLAAHTKNADVLIVAVGRPEFVTGDMIKPGAVVIDVGVNRVDDKLVGDVEYETALNVAGSITPVPGGVGPMTITMLLHNTILAASKC, via the coding sequence ATGAGTGCGAAGATCATTGACGGCAAACAGGTTGCCAAGCTGCTACGCAAGGACATGACCGAAAAGGTTGCCAAGCTAAAGGCAGAAAAAAACATTGTTCCCGGACTGGCTGTAGTTTTGGTCGGCGATGACCCTGCATCTGCCACCTATGTAAGGATGAAAGCCAAGGCCTGCAGTCAGGTAGGTCTCTATTCCGAAGTCCATCGCCTGGACGCCGATGTCAGCGAGCAAACCGTGCTGGATCTGGTGGAAAAACTCAACGCCGATGACAAGATTCACGGCATTCTTGTCCAGCTGCCGCTGCCCAAGCATATCGATGAGTTGAAGGTCCTGGAAACCATCAATCCTGCCAAAGATGTGGACGGCTTCCATCCCATCAACGCCGGCCGGATGCTGGTTGGTGAGGACAGTCTGCTTCCATGCACCCCCTACGGCATCATGGAACTTCTGGCCCAGGAGGGTGTGAACCTCAAAGGCAAAAACGCTGTTGTCGTCGGACGGAGCAATATCGTCGGCAAGCCGATTGCCCTGCTTTTGCTGCGGGAGCATGCCACCGTTACAATCTGTCACTCCCGGACCGCAGACTTGGCCGCCCATACCAAGAATGCCGATGTCTTGATTGTTGCTGTCGGGCGCCCTGAGTTCGTTACCGGCGACATGATTAAACCTGGCGCGGTGGTTATTGATGTGGGCGTCAATCGCGTGGATGATAAGCTGGTTGGCGACGTGGAATACGAAACCGCTTTGAACGTTGCGGGAAGCATCACTCCGGTTCCCGGCGGCGTGGGGCCGATGACGATTACCATGCTGCTCCACAACACAATCCTTGCCGCTTCCAAATGCTAG